CAGCTGCTCGGCCTGGCTGGAGAGTTCTTCGGAGGTCGAAGCCATCTCCTCGGAGGCCGAGGCGTTCTGCTGGATGACTTGGTCGAGCTGCTGGATCGCCTGGTTCACCTGCTCGGCGCCGGTGTCCTGCTCCTTGCTGGCGGCGGAAATTTCCTGGACCAGTTCGGCGGTGCGCTGGATGTCCGGCACCATACGTGCCAGCATCTCTCCGGCCTTCTCGGCGATATCGACGCTGCGCCCGGAAAGCTCGCCGATTTCACCGGCGGCGTTCTGGCTGCGCTCCGCCAATTTCCGTACTTCGGCGGCGACGACGGCGAAGCCCTTGCCGTGCTCCCCGGCCCGCGCCGCCTCGATGGCGGCATTCAGGGCGAGCAGGTTGGTCTGGCGGGCGATCTCTTCGATGATGTTGATCTTCTCGGCGATCTGCTTCATCGCCCCGACCGTTTCGGTCACTGCTTTGCCCCCCTCCTCGGCGTCCTGGGCGCTCTTGATGGCGATCTTCTCGGTCTGCAGGGCGTTGTCGGCGTTCTGGCGGATGTTTGCCGCCATCTGCTCCATCGAACTGCTCGCCTCTTCGGCGGCGGCGGCCTGCTCGGTGGAACCCTGGCTCATTTCCTCGGAGGAGGCGGAAAGCTCCTGACTGCCCGAGGCGACATTATCGGCGGCGGTCTGGACATTGGCGACAACGTCTTTCAGCTTGTCGACCATGGTGTTGAGGGCGGCGGCCAATTGCCCGATTTCGTCTTTCTGATCGATCTCAAGTTTCTGGCGCAGATCGCCGTCGGCAACCAACTGGGCAAACTCGACCCCCTTGGTGACAGGTCGGGTGATGGCCCGGGTAATGATCAGGGCCACCAGAAAGCCGATAATGGTGGCCACCGAAGCGCCGCCGAGGATCAGGCCGTCCGCGGTTGTGATTTCGGCGGCCATTTTGCCTTTCTGTTCCTCGGTTGTTTGTTCACAAACCTTCTGGGTATCGCGGGCCGCCGCGATCATCTCCTGTTCGGCCGCCTTTTGGTGGTCGATGATCTGGCTGTAGCCCTCGCCCGCTTCCACGTACTTGCCGATGGCGGTGCCCATTTTGTCGGCCGCTTCCTGAATGGCGGGAATTTCTTGCCCGACAGCGCGCCATTTAGCGATGGCCGCCTCCATGGTCTTGGCCGCCGTCAGAAATTCCTGTTTCTTCTCCTCGTTCTTTTTCATGATGTAGTACACGGCCGCGAGGCGCAGATGCAGGAAGCCGGAGGAAACCTCTTCGTTGAACCCGTCGCTGATCTGTGTCCACTTGTAAAGCCCGGCCGCATCCCCCCGCGCGACCGCCTCGGCCTGGGCCGGCTTGATCAGGTTCTGACGCAGTTCCTTGGCGATTCCGTAAATCTCCTGGTTCAGGTCATACCAGATCTTGAATTTCTCCGCGGCCAGCCGGTCCTGTTCAAGGAATTTACCGAAGCCCTGCCCATAGCGATCGGCGGCCGCCAGCACCTCGTCCATCCCCTTCCGGTCGGCCGGGTCGTTGAACATCTCCTTGGTGGCATTCGCGCGGGTCTTAATATCCTCGACGATGCTTTGAACCTTGTCGATATATTCCTGACCGCCGCGCAGCACGTAGTTCTTCTCATGGCGCCGGACCTCGAGGGCGGCCTTGTCAATTCCGGTCAGTTGCTCGACATTGCCGACGCGCTTGACCACCGCGCCCAGGCTGTTCCAACCGACCAGGGCAACCAGTGCCGTAAGCAGCAGGACGAGAGTGAACGCGCCACCGATCTTTATGCCGATTCGCAGATTTTTAAACATGAAAGACTCCTCTTCCCTGTTGATGTGAAGTGACTAATCCAAAGGGATTCAAGAACATGAGTGACGATCTAGTGTGCGTTCGAACTGGTCATTTGCACCGTCGCCAGTTCTTCGCTGGAAAAGACCTTATCGATATCGAGAATGATGATGAACTGCTCGTCGCGCTTACCCATACCGCGAATGAACTCGGTGCGCAGTTTCGTGCCGATCTTCGGTGCCGGTTCGATCTGGTGCGGTTCCAGGTCAAGCACTTCCTGCACCGAGTCGGCCAGGGCGCCGAGGACCGTCGTTTCCCCTTCGAGATTGATTTCGACGATGATGATACAGGTGTTGACGGTCTTCTCTGTTTTCGCCATGCCGAACTTGAGGCGCATGTCGACGACCGGCACCACGCTCCCCCGCAGGTTGATGACCCCGCGCATGAAATCGGGGGTCTGGGGCACCTTGGTGACGCTGGTGTAGTCGAGCACCTCGCGCACCTTGTCGATGCCGAGGGCAAAAACCTCGTCGTCGAGTTTGAAGGTCAGGTACTGGTGATTCTCTTCCTGGTTCATGGTCATGGGTCCTCCTTGTCCCGAATTGAATGCTGCAAAGGAATTTCCCCGTCGGATAACGGCCGGCTGTCTTGCCGCCGGCGAAAGAGTTCGCATTGTTCATATCCGCCGCCACAGCGTTCGAGTACCTGGGGAATCTGCAGGCTGGTGAGTTGGGCGCAGTGGCAGTCGGGCATCGGATTGGCGACAAAGGGGCAGACGCCCCCCTTGGCGGGGGTGGGCTGGTCCTTTTGCTGCTGAGAGGAGCGATCCGAGTTGCTGGTCAAGGGCTGGACCTTTCCGCCGAGAGATGGTGCATGCGTAGCGCACTTGGGTTTATCCCTATATCAACGGTTGTGCCAATGCATTGAGGATTGTAAAGATGCTTTTGTTTCGGGGTTTTGTGGGCGTTTGCGCGGGCGAGGGGCAGGGTGGGGGAGGGGAATGGATGTGTCATGACACGGTTATGTGCGACACGGATGTGTGTCATGGCACAGCAGGGGCGCAGCATGCTGCGCCCTTGGGTGCGGGCAACGTGGATGGAGCAGGGCGCAGCATGCTGCGCCCCTACGGGTCGAGAGAAATGCCCAGTTCGTCGAGTTTGCGGTAGAGGGTGCGGCGGCTGATGTTGAGCAGGCGGGCGGCCTTGGCTTTGTTGCCGCCGGCCTGGGTCAGGGCGGCGGTGATGGCTTGGGCCAGGGTGTCGGGATCGGCGGGGGACTTGGTTTTTTCGGCGGGTATCGCCTGCGCCGTCAGTTCGGGGGGGAGGTCCGCCACATCGATGAAGGAACTGCGGCAGAGGATGAAGGCGTGTTCCATGGCATGTTCCAACTCGCGCACGTTGCCGGGCCAGGGGTAGGTCATGAAGAGCCGTTCCACCGCCGGCGCGACCCCCCGCACCCGGCGGTCGAACTTCTTGTTGAAGGCGGCGATAAAGTGGCTGACGAGCAGGGGCAGGTCGGCGCGGCGGTCGCGCAGCGGCGGCATGATGACGTTGACGACCTTGAGGCGGAAGAAGAGATCCTCGCGGAACTCGCCGCGCCGGATCTTTTCCGTCAGGTTCTGGTGGGTGGCGGCGATCACCCGCACATCCACCGGAATCGGCCGCGAATCGCCGACCCGTTCGATGGTTTTTTCTTGCAGCACCCGCAGCAGGCGCACCTGCATCCGTGGCGAGATGTCGCCGATTTCATCGAGAAAGATCGTTCCTCCCCGGGCCTTTTCGAAACGCCCCGGCGAGTCCTTGACCGCGCCGGTGAAGGCGCCCCGTACATGGCCGAAGAGTTCGCTTTCGAGCAGGTTTTCCGAGAGGGCGGCGCAGTTGACCTTGATCAGCGGCCCCGCCTTGCGCGGACCCATATGATGCAGGGCCTCGGCGACCAGTTCCTTGCCGGTGCCGCTTTCGCCGGTGACCAGCACCGTGGTCGGCACCGGTGCGAGTTTTTCCAGCAGATCGTAAAGGGCCTGCATCGGGGGGCTGGAGCCGACCAGCCGGTGAAACCGGCCGCGCTCGTCGAGGCGGCATTCGAGCTGATGCAGGCGGGTTTCGTCGCGCACCACCATGACCGCGCCGATCCCCTCGCCGTCGGCCTGGCACAGGGGCGCGATGTTCAGGGTGAAAATACGGGTCGGCCCCTCGCCGCAACGGCATTCGAAGCGGGGGATTTCCACATCGGTCTGCTCGTCCATGGCCCGGCGCAGGGCGTCGAGACAGACGCCGCTGCAACCTTTGGCCTTTTCGGCGAACTCACGACCGAGATGCAGAGGGGAAAATTCGCACAGGGTGGTGGCGGCAGCGTTGAACTGCACCACCCGCAGCTCGCGGTCGACGGTAACGACGGCATCTTTCACGCCGCGAAAGACCGCTTCGATATGGGCTTGAACGCGGCGTTTTTCGTCTTGAATGTCTTTGAAACGCAGGGCCATGCGAGTGACGCGCAGCAGGGTTTGCTGGGTGACCGGCTTGGCGATGTAGTCGTAGGCACCCAGGCGCAGGGCTTCCGTCGCCGTGTCCAGGGCGGGAAAGCCGGTGACCAGCACCACCGGCACCGCCGGGTAGTCGGCATGAAAGCGTCGCAGAAAGTCGACGCCGCTGGCACCGGCGAGGAAGATGTCGGAGAAGACCAGATCGAAGGATTCGCGCCCGGTCAGTTCCAGGGCTTCGTCGAGAGTGGCGGCGGTAACGACCCGGTGTCCTTCTTCGCCGAGAAAGGCGGCGAAGGTGAAGCGCAGGCTCTCTTCGTCGTCGATGACCAGAATGCGCGCGGACATGCTCAGGCCCCCCCTGCGACGGCGGGGAGCTCGACGACGACCGTCGTATATTCCCCGGCAACGCTGGCAATGGACAACGTCCCCCGATGGTTTTCAATGATGCCGCAACTGATGCTGAGACCCAGTCCGGTCCCCTTTCCCGGCGGCTTGGTGGTGAAGAAGGGACTGTGCACCCGCTCCAGAATCTCCGCGGGAATGCCGGTGCCGCTGTCCCGGAAGGCCAGCCGCACCCGTCTTTGTCCGTCGATGGTCAACGCCGTCGCGGAAATGTCCAGCTGCTTGTCGGGGTGCGTCCCCGGGTATTTCTCGTTGAGGGCGTAGCGGGCGTTGCTGATGAGGTTGAGAAAGACCTGTTGCAGCTGGTATTTCAGGGCGTTCACCGGAGGCAGGTCGGCGGGCAGGTCGAGACGCGGGGCGATGCCGTCCCGCCGCAGCTGGGCGCCGGCCAGGGCCAGGCAATCGTTGAGAGCTTCCGCGAGGTGAATGGGGTGGCGATTTTCCTGCTGGGGCCGGGCGAAGCTGAGCAGGCCGCCGACAATGCCGGCGATGCGGTTGCCTTCGTGGATGATGCGATTGGCCAGATCCTGATTCTGGGTGTCGGCCAGGCGATTGACCAGCAGTTGGGCGTAATTGATGATGCCGTTGATGGGGTTGTTGATTTCGTGAGCGACCCCGGCGGCCAACTCCCCGAGCGCCGCCAGTTGCGATCCGCGGATGGCGTCGGCCTGGGCGCGCATCTTTTCGCTGATGTCGTGGCAGATGAGCAGCGCCTGGCGGATTTCCCCGCTCCCTTCCGCGATCGGCAGAGCGCGAATGTTCCACCGGCGGCCATCGGGCGAATAATGAAAAACTTCATGAATTCCACCGGTTTCGAAACTTTTTTGAAAGATGCAGGGACGGCAGGCGCTGGCGCACTCCTTGAAGAGTTCGTGACAGAGGGCGCCGCCCAGGTCGGCTCGCCCCCCGCCGAAGGTTCGCGTCGCTGCCGGATTGGCCCATTCCACGAAAAAGTCTTTGCTGAGCAGGAGCAGGGGATCGGCCACCCCTTCGAAGACGGTGCGGAACTGGTGGTAAAGGTTCTGGTAGCGTTTCTCGCTGACGTGCAGGGCTTCGGCGACTTGGCGATGTTCCCGGCGCAACCGCCACTCCCGCAAGGCCCGCTCCAGGGTCTGGGGCATGGCGGCGAAGGATTCTGGGGATTTGACGAGGTAGTCGAGAGCGCCGGCCTTCATGGCGGCTACCGCCAGCTGTTCGTCGCCGTGGGCGGTCATCACCAGGATCGGCCAGGGGCCGTCCTCCGCCGGTTCGGTCAGTTCCTGAAGGGCGAGGCCGTCGGGCAGGTTGAGATCGAGCAGCACCACGTCCGGCGCTTCCTCGGCGCAGGCTCGGCGGTACTCGGCCAGGCTCCCCGCGATTCGCGTCCGTCCGACCGCGCAGGCTCGGCGGATCGCCTCGGCGTGGGCCGGTTCGTCCTCGACGATGAGAATATTGAGGTCTGGAGTCAGGGGGTCAGTCGCCATAGGGGTTGCGGTTCCAAACCAGCCAGTAATAGCCGAGAGTTTCCATCAGCCGGACGAACTTGTCAAAATCGACGGGCTTGACCAGATAGCTGTTGGCGTGGTTGTCGTAGGCCCGGGCCATGTCCGTTTCCGCCGCCGAGGTGGTGAGCACCACCACGGGAATCCGGATCAGTTCGGGATCGCCCTTGACCGTGCGCAGCACTTCCAAGCCGTCGACCTTGGGCATACGCAGATCAAGGAGAAAGAGCCCCGGGCGCGGCGAGTCTTTCGGGTCGGCAAAGCGCCCCCGGCGATAGAGATAGTCGAGGGCTTCCTGGCCGTCGCTCACATGCACCAGACAGTTGGCGATGCGGCTGTTCTCCAGGTTGCGCCGCACGATCTCGGCGTGGGCCGGATCGTCCTCGGCCAACAGAATCACAATCGGCTCACCATTCATTTCCGTTCCTCTCCTCGTCCTTTGAAGGTTTCCGGCAGGGTGAAGCGGAAGCGGCTGCCCGCGGCGCCGTCCGATTCCACCCAGATTCGTCCTTTGTACAGTTCGACGATACGTTTGACCAGGGCCAGACCGAGGCCCGAGCCCGGCGCGCTGGGGTCGAGCTGGTTGAAGAGGCCGAAGATCTTCTCCTGGTAGCGGGGATCGATCCCCCGGCCGTTGTCGGCGACGAAGAAGACCGGCCCTTCGGCGGTCGTCTCGGCGCCGATCTCGATTTCCGGCTCCCGTTCCAGATGGCGGTACTTGACGGCGTTATCGATGAGATTCTGCCAGATTTCCACCAGGCGCGCCCGATTGCCTCGCAGCATCAGGGCCGAGGGGAGAATGCGTACCCGCGCCCGCTCCCGGTCGATGGCGCCCTGCACCAGGTCGCGGGCCGCTTCCGCCAGCTCGATGAAGGCGAGACTTTCGGAACCCTCATCGACCCGACCGACGCGGGAAAGTTCGAGCAGGTCGGAAAGCAGTCCGTGCATCTTGTCCGCCGCCCCGTGCATGTAGCCCAGGTCTTTTTTCACCTGGTCGGCGTCGCCGGCCTGGAGATCGTTTTCGAGAAAGCCGAGAAAGGTCTTCAGGGTGACGAGCGGACTCTTCAGGTCGTGGCTGACGGTGTAGGTGAAGCGTTCCAGTTCAGCGTTCTTTTCGTCCAGTTCCAGGTTCTTGGCGCGGATTTCCTCCTCCCGCTGTCGCCGCTCGGCGATCTCCCGGCGCAGGTCGTGGGTGCGTCGGCGGACAGTCTGGCGCAGGGTGTAGGACCAGAGCAGGGCGGCGGCCAGCACCAGCACCATCGGTAGCAGAATCCAGAGAAAGCGTTTGAGTACCTCGTGAAAATCGGCCTCGGCCGGTTCATAGGCTCCCATCCACTTGGCGTAGATGGCGCGGTATTCCCCGGTCGCCTTGAGATTGGCCAGCCCTTCCGAGAAGAGCGCGACCAGTTGGTATTGATTCTTGGGGGCCGCGTAGGCCATCTCGGGTGAGCGCACGGCATGATCGGAAACCCGCAGGTTGTTCCAGCCGTGTTTGCCGATCCAATAGAGGGCGGGAATCTTGGCCGTCAGGGCGCAGTCCCCTTCTCCCGCCGCGAGTCGGCGCAGGGCTTCCTCCTGGGTCGGGGCGGTGAGCAGCCGGGCGCCGTACCCCAGTTCCCGCGCGGCGTCGTGCATGATGTCCCCTTCCATGACCAGGATCGTCTTCCCTTTCAGTTCGGACAGGTTGCTTGGCATGGGGGTGCCGGCGCGGACGACGACGGCATAGTTGACCGCAGCGTGCGCCGGCGAGAATTCGAACTCTTCCTCTCGCTCCGGCGAATAGAACATGCTGTGGATCAGGTCGATCGTGCTGTTCTTGAGGGCGGCGCGGGTCCGTTCCCAGGAGCCGAGGCGGAAGCTGACTTCCAGCCCCAACTGGCGGGCGATGGCCCGGGTCAGTTCGACGTTGTAGCCGGTCGGTTCGCCGTTTTCGTCCAGAAATTCATAGGGGGGCATATCGTGGTCGCCGCCGACGACAATCCTTGCCCGGCGTTGCTGACCGGCCTCGATGGGGCCGAACCATTTGGTGTGCAGGCGCCGGTAGGTGCCGTCGGCGATGACCAGGGAAAGCCCTTCGTTGAGCACTTCCAGGAGTCTTTTATCCCCCTCGCGCACGGCGAAACAGAAGGATTGCTCGAAGTCGTTGAGGGGTTCTTCAATCATGCGCAGGTTGGTCAGACCCGCTTTTTTAATCAGTTGCAAAGCGACCAGGCGCTGGATGACGACCGCGTCATGACGGCCGTCGGCGAGTTCCCGCAGAGCCTCCTCGAAGGTCTTGGTGGTGACGATGGTCGCCGGGAGTTCGATGCGGCGCAGAAACTCCTCGGCGTTGTCGCCGCGCAGGACCGCCACCTCCTTTCCGGCGAGGTCGTCCAGGGTGCGGATAGCGGTTTCATTCTCGCGGACGACAATGGTGCCGTGCATGGTCAGGTAGGGGAAGGTGAAGTCGTAGAGCGGCTCCCGCTCGGGGGTGCGCCCCACCAGAGGGAGAACCTGGACTTCCCCCGTGGCGAGCATCTTCTTGACCTGATCCCAGGGGCCGATGTGGAAATCGACCTCGTGGCCCATGACCTTGAGGACGGCGCGCAGCAACTCCACGGAGAAACCGTCGGCCTCTCCCCGCTCGTTGACGATGCAGTAGGGGGGGTAGTCGTCTTCGCTGGCCGCGTGGATGGGGTGGTCCGCCGCTTCCGCCGTGCAGGTGGCGGCCACTTCGGCGACCAGGAAGAAGGTCCAGAGGAGGGTAAGAAGAAGAGTCAATCGTTTCATGAACGGAATTCCTCGGGTTCCCTGAGGGCGTCGGGGAGGGTGAAACGGAAGCAGGCGCCCCGGCCGGGACCGGCCGATTCAACCCAGATGCGGCCGTGGTAGAGTTCGACGATGCGTTTTGCCAGGGCCAGGCCGAGACCGCTGCCGGGGCTCTTCGCATCGATCTTCTCGAAGAGGCCGAAGACCTTGCGCTGGTGGTACGGGTCGATGCCCAGGCCGTTATCGCGGACGAAGAAGATCGTCTCCCCGACCATTTTCTCCACCCCGATCTCGACACGCGGGGCGGCCTGCTCGCCCAGGTACTTGACGGCGTTGTCGATGAGGTTCTGCCAGAGGCGCTCCAGCCGCAGGCGATCACCGTACAGACAGAGTTCCGGAAGCTCGCTGCGTACCTCCACCCCCCGTTCGGCGATGGGTCCGGCCACCGTCGCCAGCGCCGCTTCCACCAGCTCGCCCAGTTCGATCCGG
Above is a genomic segment from Desulfuromonas acetexigens containing:
- a CDS encoding transporter substrate-binding domain-containing protein, whose protein sequence is MKRLTLLLTLLWTFFLVAEVAATCTAEAADHPIHAASEDDYPPYCIVNERGEADGFSVELLRAVLKVMGHEVDFHIGPWDQVKKMLATGEVQVLPLVGRTPEREPLYDFTFPYLTMHGTIVVRENETAIRTLDDLAGKEVAVLRGDNAEEFLRRIELPATIVTTKTFEEALRELADGRHDAVVIQRLVALQLIKKAGLTNLRMIEEPLNDFEQSFCFAVREGDKRLLEVLNEGLSLVIADGTYRRLHTKWFGPIEAGQQRRARIVVGGDHDMPPYEFLDENGEPTGYNVELTRAIARQLGLEVSFRLGSWERTRAALKNSTIDLIHSMFYSPEREEEFEFSPAHAAVNYAVVVRAGTPMPSNLSELKGKTILVMEGDIMHDAARELGYGARLLTAPTQEEALRRLAAGEGDCALTAKIPALYWIGKHGWNNLRVSDHAVRSPEMAYAAPKNQYQLVALFSEGLANLKATGEYRAIYAKWMGAYEPAEADFHEVLKRFLWILLPMVLVLAAALLWSYTLRQTVRRRTHDLRREIAERRQREEEIRAKNLELDEKNAELERFTYTVSHDLKSPLVTLKTFLGFLENDLQAGDADQVKKDLGYMHGAADKMHGLLSDLLELSRVGRVDEGSESLAFIELAEAARDLVQGAIDRERARVRILPSALMLRGNRARLVEIWQNLIDNAVKYRHLEREPEIEIGAETTAEGPVFFVADNGRGIDPRYQEKIFGLFNQLDPSAPGSGLGLALVKRIVELYKGRIWVESDGAAGSRFRFTLPETFKGRGEERK
- a CDS encoding sigma-54 dependent transcriptional regulator; the protein is MSARILVIDDEESLRFTFAAFLGEEGHRVVTAATLDEALELTGRESFDLVFSDIFLAGASGVDFLRRFHADYPAVPVVLVTGFPALDTATEALRLGAYDYIAKPVTQQTLLRVTRMALRFKDIQDEKRRVQAHIEAVFRGVKDAVVTVDRELRVVQFNAAATTLCEFSPLHLGREFAEKAKGCSGVCLDALRRAMDEQTDVEIPRFECRCGEGPTRIFTLNIAPLCQADGEGIGAVMVVRDETRLHQLECRLDERGRFHRLVGSSPPMQALYDLLEKLAPVPTTVLVTGESGTGKELVAEALHHMGPRKAGPLIKVNCAALSENLLESELFGHVRGAFTGAVKDSPGRFEKARGGTIFLDEIGDISPRMQVRLLRVLQEKTIERVGDSRPIPVDVRVIAATHQNLTEKIRRGEFREDLFFRLKVVNVIMPPLRDRRADLPLLVSHFIAAFNKKFDRRVRGVAPAVERLFMTYPWPGNVRELEHAMEHAFILCRSSFIDVADLPPELTAQAIPAEKTKSPADPDTLAQAITAALTQAGGNKAKAARLLNISRRTLYRKLDELGISLDP
- a CDS encoding response regulator, which gives rise to MNGEPIVILLAEDDPAHAEIVRRNLENSRIANCLVHVSDGQEALDYLYRRGRFADPKDSPRPGLFLLDLRMPKVDGLEVLRTVKGDPELIRIPVVVLTTSAAETDMARAYDNHANSYLVKPVDFDKFVRLMETLGYYWLVWNRNPYGD
- a CDS encoding chemotaxis protein CheW — encoded protein: MTMNQEENHQYLTFKLDDEVFALGIDKVREVLDYTSVTKVPQTPDFMRGVINLRGSVVPVVDMRLKFGMAKTEKTVNTCIIIVEINLEGETTVLGALADSVQEVLDLEPHQIEPAPKIGTKLRTEFIRGMGKRDEQFIIILDIDKVFSSEELATVQMTSSNAH
- a CDS encoding ATP-binding response regulator, giving the protein MATDPLTPDLNILIVEDEPAHAEAIRRACAVGRTRIAGSLAEYRRACAEEAPDVVLLDLNLPDGLALQELTEPAEDGPWPILVMTAHGDEQLAVAAMKAGALDYLVKSPESFAAMPQTLERALREWRLRREHRQVAEALHVSEKRYQNLYHQFRTVFEGVADPLLLLSKDFFVEWANPAATRTFGGGRADLGGALCHELFKECASACRPCIFQKSFETGGIHEVFHYSPDGRRWNIRALPIAEGSGEIRQALLICHDISEKMRAQADAIRGSQLAALGELAAGVAHEINNPINGIINYAQLLVNRLADTQNQDLANRIIHEGNRIAGIVGGLLSFARPQQENRHPIHLAEALNDCLALAGAQLRRDGIAPRLDLPADLPPVNALKYQLQQVFLNLISNARYALNEKYPGTHPDKQLDISATALTIDGQRRVRLAFRDSGTGIPAEILERVHSPFFTTKPPGKGTGLGLSISCGIIENHRGTLSIASVAGEYTTVVVELPAVAGGA
- a CDS encoding methyl-accepting chemotaxis protein: MFKNLRIGIKIGGAFTLVLLLTALVALVGWNSLGAVVKRVGNVEQLTGIDKAALEVRRHEKNYVLRGGQEYIDKVQSIVEDIKTRANATKEMFNDPADRKGMDEVLAAADRYGQGFGKFLEQDRLAAEKFKIWYDLNQEIYGIAKELRQNLIKPAQAEAVARGDAAGLYKWTQISDGFNEEVSSGFLHLRLAAVYYIMKKNEEKKQEFLTAAKTMEAAIAKWRAVGQEIPAIQEAADKMGTAIGKYVEAGEGYSQIIDHQKAAEQEMIAAARDTQKVCEQTTEEQKGKMAAEITTADGLILGGASVATIIGFLVALIITRAITRPVTKGVEFAQLVADGDLRQKLEIDQKDEIGQLAAALNTMVDKLKDVVANVQTAADNVASGSQELSASSEEMSQGSTEQAAAAEEASSSMEQMAANIRQNADNALQTEKIAIKSAQDAEEGGKAVTETVGAMKQIAEKINIIEEIARQTNLLALNAAIEAARAGEHGKGFAVVAAEVRKLAERSQNAAGEIGELSGRSVDIAEKAGEMLARMVPDIQRTAELVQEISAASKEQDTGAEQVNQAIQQLDQVIQQNASASEEMASTSEELSSQAEQLQDTIAFFKVDSRTSGMTRKPVAAKKGNSAAIAHVSGKRSAPAKGAGGGLMLDMGKGKDKLDEEFEQF